Proteins encoded together in one Candidatus Latescibacter sp. window:
- a CDS encoding cupin domain-containing protein has protein sequence MCRSILAFFILLLYLSVPPISAQKADYTMLDPNPYNPKTDPNIDMFIGNWRESLPHHIWGTLIERDILKKNDGDPLRPKARGAALQYINRLSYGLLSARNVTTPAVLKGEQVIFYIDGGKGEISAGGKTVKLYNGVCVLMPPEIEFTLKNSGEDPLTMYLMVEPVPADFKPKTEMVAKDENILPFDMADAHWTYIPKFFFSKKDGLATIDGMAPVWHDPMTMGQPHSHCPGMEEVWFSLEGDPTILLGKQLRPFPAGSAYKIPPDYRTPHSAINVKNRPVKTFWFIVRTVPEPPPPSYSMLDARPFDPKRDADIDLYMSNWKNSMPRNTHGSLVERDVLTKGDPMKPSGKGGALKYVNRFTYATLYAHNVTIPTTLKGEQEVFYILSGEGKITAGKKSADLHKGISVLMPANLEFTMLNTGAEPLTMYLVSEPIPAGFRPNKDMLVVDENTAPITTSDAHWVGAVKQFFTTKDGLGTMESILTCYFSPNTFFHPHSHVPGTEEVWLALDPDTHVLFGKQIRLQEPGTAYMIPPDGKTPHANFNLSDKTVKLFYFARYQDHEVRK, from the coding sequence ATGTGCCGCAGCATTCTCGCTTTCTTTATCCTTCTCTTATATCTCTCCGTTCCGCCGATTTCAGCCCAGAAGGCTGATTACACCATGCTCGATCCCAATCCCTATAATCCCAAAACCGACCCGAATATCGACATGTTCATAGGGAATTGGCGGGAATCTTTGCCGCATCACATCTGGGGAACGCTCATCGAGCGCGACATCCTGAAAAAGAACGACGGCGACCCCCTGCGTCCCAAAGCCCGCGGCGCAGCCCTCCAGTATATCAACCGTCTCTCCTACGGTCTCTTGAGCGCCCGGAATGTAACCACACCGGCCGTGTTGAAAGGGGAGCAGGTAATCTTTTACATCGACGGGGGAAAAGGCGAGATAAGCGCGGGCGGGAAAACGGTTAAGCTCTATAACGGCGTTTGTGTGCTTATGCCGCCGGAAATTGAGTTCACCCTGAAAAACTCCGGCGAGGATCCCCTGACCATGTACCTCATGGTGGAGCCGGTCCCCGCCGATTTCAAACCTAAAACCGAAATGGTGGCAAAAGACGAAAACATCCTGCCGTTCGACATGGCCGATGCACACTGGACATATATTCCCAAATTCTTTTTCTCAAAGAAAGACGGCCTTGCCACCATCGACGGGATGGCGCCGGTCTGGCATGATCCCATGACCATGGGACAGCCGCACAGTCATTGCCCAGGCATGGAAGAGGTCTGGTTCTCCCTGGAGGGCGATCCCACCATTCTTCTGGGGAAACAGCTCCGCCCGTTCCCTGCCGGAAGCGCCTACAAGATACCTCCTGATTACAGAACTCCTCATTCCGCCATCAACGTTAAAAACCGCCCGGTAAAGACATTCTGGTTCATCGTGCGTACTGTGCCTGAGCCGCCTCCGCCCTCATACAGCATGCTCGACGCCCGGCCATTCGATCCCAAACGTGACGCCGATATCGATCTCTACATGAGCAACTGGAAAAACTCCATGCCCCGAAACACGCACGGTTCCCTTGTGGAGCGGGATGTTCTCACCAAAGGCGACCCGATGAAACCTTCAGGCAAGGGCGGGGCACTCAAGTATGTCAACCGCTTCACCTATGCCACCCTTTACGCGCACAATGTGACTATCCCGACCACGCTCAAAGGCGAGCAGGAGGTGTTCTATATCCTTTCCGGGGAGGGAAAAATCACCGCCGGGAAGAAATCCGCCGACCTGCACAAGGGTATTTCCGTACTCATGCCCGCAAATCTGGAATTCACTATGCTGAACACCGGCGCGGAACCGCTGACCATGTACCTGGTGAGCGAGCCGATTCCTGCCGGTTTCCGCCCGAACAAAGATATGCTCGTGGTGGATGAAAACACCGCACCCATTACCACCTCCGACGCTCACTGGGTCGGCGCAGTGAAACAATTTTTCACCACGAAAGACGGCCTGGGAACCATGGAATCCATACTCACCTGTTATTTCAGCCCTAACACCTTTTTCCACCCGCACAGCCATGTGCCGGGCACCGAAGAGGTGTGGCTCGCTCTTGACCCCGACACCCATGTGCTGTTCGGCAAACAAATCCGCCTGCAGGAGCCGGGCACGGCATATATGATCCCGCCGGACGGGAAAACTCCTCATGCTAATTTCAATCTCTCCGACAAGACGGTAAAACTGTTTTATTTCGCCCGATACCAGGATCATGAGGTGAGGAAGTAG